In Phoenix dactylifera cultivar Barhee BC4 chromosome 11, palm_55x_up_171113_PBpolish2nd_filt_p, whole genome shotgun sequence, the following are encoded in one genomic region:
- the LOC103708333 gene encoding uncharacterized protein LOC103708333 has translation MGSSAADVYFVFMNFDPEYERLRADRKKQGAMELDRYVSNRHDQLLAKLLRPNTYRKRSSLAIVDGFAVEITDDQAAILRSAKEVRVVEKNQELV, from the exons ATGGGAAGCTCGGCGGCAGATGTCTACTTTGTCTTCATGAATTTTGATCCCGAGTATGAGCGCCTGCGAGCAGATCG AAAGAAACAAGGAGCAATGGAGCTTGATCGATATGTAAGCAACAGACATGACCAGCTGCTAGCCAAATTGCTCAGACCAAACACCTATAGGAAGAGATCTTCTTTGGCTATCGTTGATGGGTTTGCAGTTGAAATAACTGATGATCAG GCAGCCATTCTTAGATCCGCAAAGGAAGTGAGGGTTGTGGAGAAGAACCAAGAGCTTGTTTGA
- the LOC120112308 gene encoding polypyrimidine tract-binding protein homolog 1-like isoform X1, which produces MASASSQLQFRNTQPPSKVIHLRNLPWECTEEELIELGKPFGKIVNTKSNVGANRNQAFIEFADLNQAIAMISYYASSAEPAQLRGKTVYLQYSNRQEIINNKTTGDVPSNVLLVTIEGVEAGDVSIDVLHVVFSAFGFVHKIATFEKTAGFQALVQFSDSETASTAKNALDGRSIPRYLLQEHVGACALRITFSAHTDLNVKFQSHRSRDYTNPYLPVAPSAIDGSGQPVLGQDGIKQEPESNVLLASVENMQYAITIDVLYMVFSAFGTVQKIAIFEKNSGFQALIQYADIRTARTAKESLEGHCIYGGGFCKLHLTYSHHTNLNVKINNDRGRDYTGGNTATMSNQPSILGPQPIPGLGGTAPYNSVPYPPPNAMIEPQPGASWDTGAGTVPPLPAQLQNQMYMHQGAMPPGVGPQMMPLPGQGSQLGPPRPGMNPQVVPLPGEGSQQGAVPGIMGPQTRMVQLLPGQGSQQRAMPPGMGTQMMQFPDQGSQRFPMPFSLPYSR; this is translated from the exons ATGGCTTCTGCCTCCAGTCAGCTCCAGTTCCGCAACACCCAACCACCATCTAAAGTAATTCATCTGAGAAACCTACCATGGGAGTGTACTGAGGAAgaactaattgaattaggaaagCCATTTGGTAAGATTGTGAACACGAAGTCCAATGTTGGAGCTAACCGGAATCAAGCATTTATTGAATTT GCAGATTTAAATCAAGCAattgcaatgatttcatattATGCTTCATCAGCAGAACCAGCACAGCTACGTGGAAAAACTGTCTATCTTCAATACTCCAACAGGCAAGAAATCATCAATAACAAAACTACAGGGGATGTTCCAAGCAATGTATTGCTAGTTACAATTGAGGGTGTTGAAGCGGGTGATGTCAGCATTGACGTTCTACATGTG GTCTTCTCGGCTTTTGGGTTTGTTCATAAGATTGCTACCTTTGAGAAAACAGCAGGTTTCCAG GCGCTAGTTCAATTTTCTGATTCTGAAACTGCGTCTACAGCAAAAAATGCCCTTGATGGAAGGAGTATTCCTAG ATACTTGCTTCAAGAGCATGTTGGGGCTTGTGCCCTGAGGATAACTTTTTCTGCACATACAGATTTGAATGTGAAATTTCAGAGTCACAGGAGCAG GGACTACACAAATCCTTACCTTCCGGTTGCTCCATCAGCTATTGATGGTAGTGGACAG CCTGTTTTAGGTCAGGATGGTATAAAGCAAGAACCAGAGAGCAATGTTCTTCTTGCATCAGTTGAAAATATGCAGTATGCTATTACTATTGATGTTCTTTACATG GTCTTTTCTGCATTTGGCACTGTTCAAAAGATTGCTATTTTTGAGAAGAATTCAGGATTTCAGGCCCTAATTCAGTACGCTG ACATTCGGACTGCTAGAACTGCCAAGGAATCCCTAGAAGGACACTGTATCTATGGGGGAGGTTTTTGCAAGCTTCATCTGACATATTCACATCATACCAATCTGAACGTAAAG ATTAACAATGATCGAGGCAGAGACTATACTGGAGGAAACACAGCCACGATGAGCAACCAGCCATCAATTCTTGGTCCTCAGCCGATCCCCGGGCTTGGTGGGACAGCTCCATACAACAGTGTTCCATATCCACCCCCCAATGCAATGATAGAGCCTCAGCCTGGAGCAAGCTGGGATACAGGAGCTGGCACAGTACCTCCTTTACCTGCCCAATTACAGAATCAAATGTACATGCATCAAGGGGCTATGCCTCCAGGTGTTGGTCCTCAGATGATGCCCTTGCCCGGTCAAGGAAGCCAACTGGGGCCGCCACGACCAGGTATGAATCCTCAGGTGGTGCCATTGCCTGGTGAAGGAAGCCAACAAGGGGCCGTGCCAGGTATTATGGGTCCTCAGACTCGGATGGTGCAGCTGCTGCCTGGTCAAGGAAGTCAACAGAGGGCCATGCCTCCAGGTATGGGTACACAGATGATGCAGTTTCCTGATCAAGGAAGCCAACGGTTCCCCATGCCATTCTCACTGCCTTACAGCCGTTAG
- the LOC120112308 gene encoding polypyrimidine tract-binding protein homolog 1-like isoform X2, with amino-acid sequence MSALTFYMWMIMIMIEFSMSSLLFFDTNLNGSAGLCQGIIFDDSLLHWEKAHVFSAFGFVHKIATFEKTAGFQALVQFSDSETASTAKNALDGRSIPRYLLQEHVGACALRITFSAHTDLNVKFQSHRSRDYTNPYLPVAPSAIDGSGQPVLGQDGIKQEPESNVLLASVENMQYAITIDVLYMVFSAFGTVQKIAIFEKNSGFQALIQYADIRTARTAKESLEGHCIYGGGFCKLHLTYSHHTNLNVKINNDRGRDYTGGNTATMSNQPSILGPQPIPGLGGTAPYNSVPYPPPNAMIEPQPGASWDTGAGTVPPLPAQLQNQMYMHQGAMPPGVGPQMMPLPGQGSQLGPPRPGMNPQVVPLPGEGSQQGAVPGIMGPQTRMVQLLPGQGSQQRAMPPGMGTQMMQFPDQGSQRFPMPFSLPYSR; translated from the exons ATGTCAGCATTGACGTTCTACATGTG GATGATAATGATTATGATAGAGTTCTCTATGAGTAGCTTATTGTTCTTTGACACCAATCTAAATGGATCAGCAGGCTTATGTCAGGGAATCATCTTCGATGACAGCCTACTGCATTGGGAGAAAGCGCAT GTCTTCTCGGCTTTTGGGTTTGTTCATAAGATTGCTACCTTTGAGAAAACAGCAGGTTTCCAG GCGCTAGTTCAATTTTCTGATTCTGAAACTGCGTCTACAGCAAAAAATGCCCTTGATGGAAGGAGTATTCCTAG ATACTTGCTTCAAGAGCATGTTGGGGCTTGTGCCCTGAGGATAACTTTTTCTGCACATACAGATTTGAATGTGAAATTTCAGAGTCACAGGAGCAG GGACTACACAAATCCTTACCTTCCGGTTGCTCCATCAGCTATTGATGGTAGTGGACAG CCTGTTTTAGGTCAGGATGGTATAAAGCAAGAACCAGAGAGCAATGTTCTTCTTGCATCAGTTGAAAATATGCAGTATGCTATTACTATTGATGTTCTTTACATG GTCTTTTCTGCATTTGGCACTGTTCAAAAGATTGCTATTTTTGAGAAGAATTCAGGATTTCAGGCCCTAATTCAGTACGCTG ACATTCGGACTGCTAGAACTGCCAAGGAATCCCTAGAAGGACACTGTATCTATGGGGGAGGTTTTTGCAAGCTTCATCTGACATATTCACATCATACCAATCTGAACGTAAAG ATTAACAATGATCGAGGCAGAGACTATACTGGAGGAAACACAGCCACGATGAGCAACCAGCCATCAATTCTTGGTCCTCAGCCGATCCCCGGGCTTGGTGGGACAGCTCCATACAACAGTGTTCCATATCCACCCCCCAATGCAATGATAGAGCCTCAGCCTGGAGCAAGCTGGGATACAGGAGCTGGCACAGTACCTCCTTTACCTGCCCAATTACAGAATCAAATGTACATGCATCAAGGGGCTATGCCTCCAGGTGTTGGTCCTCAGATGATGCCCTTGCCCGGTCAAGGAAGCCAACTGGGGCCGCCACGACCAGGTATGAATCCTCAGGTGGTGCCATTGCCTGGTGAAGGAAGCCAACAAGGGGCCGTGCCAGGTATTATGGGTCCTCAGACTCGGATGGTGCAGCTGCTGCCTGGTCAAGGAAGTCAACAGAGGGCCATGCCTCCAGGTATGGGTACACAGATGATGCAGTTTCCTGATCAAGGAAGCCAACGGTTCCCCATGCCATTCTCACTGCCTTACAGCCGTTAG
- the LOC120112309 gene encoding pentatricopeptide repeat-containing protein At4g01030, mitochondrial, producing the protein MEQTVSLPRFMSSSPIKPSANSRKRRIAPASQALQIPETTMEAPPPPLLSLPSFPSSLHDPLCSNSLHSVKQIHARIIRTTEEWKSGSIMDRLIQMYACSKDFRSAAAVFSAALRCGALAWSYLINAFGSGGRDPSELLEIFRELHGIGVVFGVGVLDAALRICAREMNSWLGFQIHAFLIKLGLDGESYLRCSMMDLYAGCGSVEFSDKLFEEAATKDSILWNKLVVLNVDNGMWSKSLELFHNMQFLSAKADGVTIAKVLHACGRIEALKQGKAIHGHVIRSGLSSNLSVSNSLITMYSKNSLTELARRVFESIGSRSLVSWNSLISCCSLNGLLDDAKELFGNMISSGIEPDLVTWNALISGHSHHGSIGEVFELFRRMQKEGLKPNSSSITSVLRTISDFGLLEHGKQIHGCVMRNWLESNVYVGTSLIDMYMKCLRVTDARRVFDTMKHKNVLTWNSLVSGYAQNGLLDEALELVKKMEGEGTRPNLTTWNGLISGYSMKGMSSQAMILIRQLKANGIKTNVISWTALISGCCQNGQYEDSMYFFAEMQDEGIEPNLVTIASLLRACAALALLKKGAELHCFATRKGFDADVVVATALVGMYSKSGSLLHARRIFKKIQNKNLASWNAMINGFAAYGRGGEAISLFDEMCMTGIRPDGITFTALLSGCRHSGLISEGWKYFDDMKNCYKVTPTLEHYTCMVDLLARGGYLDEAWDFIQDMPLEPDASVWGALLGGCRTYRNVDLAEIAAKNLFKLEPYNSANYLLMISVYAYENRWEDAENVRDAMHAVGVKSRAGWSWIQINQTVHVFEVDGRPHPDIGEIYFELYQLISEMRRLGYVPDTSCIVQNVAEDEKEKLLRSHTEKLAITYGLINTDKSTPIRVIKNTRVCNDCHMVAKYMSRISTREIFLRDGVRFHHFVDGQCSCNDYW; encoded by the coding sequence atggaGCAAACCGTTTCCCTTCCTCGCTTCATGTCGTCTTCTCCCATAAAGCCGTCCGCTAACTCGAGAAAGAGAAGGATCGCTCCCGCCTCCCAAGCCCTCCAAATCCCAGAGACCACCATGGAAGCcccacctcctcctctcctctcactTCCCTCCTTCCCATCCTCTCTACATGATCCCCTCTGCTCTAACTCTCTGCATTCGGTCAAGCAAATCCATGCCCGGATTATCAGAACAACTGAGGAATGGAAGTCGGGTTCGATCATGGATAGGTTGATCCAAATGTACGCATGTTCCAAGGATTTCCGATCAGCTGCCGCAGTCTTCTCTGCGGCTCTGCGGTGCGGCGCTCTAGCATGGAGTTACCTGATCAATGCTTTCGGCAGTGGCGGGAGAGATCCAAGCGAGCTGCTTGAAATTTTCCGAGAATTGCATGGGATTGGAGTGGTGTTCGGCGTTGGGGTTCTAGACGCAGCTTTAAGGATTTGTGCTCGGGAGATGAATTCGTGGTTGGGTTTTCAGATCCATGCCTTCCTCATTAAACTGGGTTTGGACGGCGAAAGCTATCTCAGATGCTCCATGATGGATTTGTATGCTGGTTGTGGGAGCGTAGAATTTTCGGACAAGCTGTTCGAAGAAGCTGCCACGAAAGATTCCATTTTGTGGAACAAATTGGTTGTTCTGAATGTGGATAATGGAATGTGGTCCAAATCGCTTGAATTGTTCCACAACATGCAGTTCTTAAGCGCGAAAGCTGATGGAGTCACGATTGCTAAAGTTCTGCACGCCTGCGGGAGAATCGAAGCTTTAAAACAAGGGAAGGCAATACATGGGCATGTCATTAGATCCGGACTTTCCTCGAACCTATCTGTAAGTAATTCTTTGATCACCATGTACTCCAAGAATTCTCTAACGGAGCTGGCGAGAAGAGTTTTTGAATCTATTGGAAGCCGGAGCCTGGTCTCATGGAATTCCTTGATCTCTTGCTGCTCTCTGAACGGTCTCCTAGATGATGCCAAAGAGCTGTTCGGCAATATGATTTCATCTGGTATAGAGCCTGATTTGGTGACTTGGAATGCTCTAATCTCCGGTCACTCGCATCATGGATCCATAGGCGAAGTCTTTGAACTCTTCAGAAGAATGCAAAAGGAGGGTCTAAAGCCAAATTCGAGTTCGATCACTAGCGTTCTTCGGACGATTAGCGACTTCGGTTTGCTTGAACACGGGAAGCAAATTCATGGCTGCGTAATGAGAAATTGGCTAGAGAGCAATGTGTATGTAGGAACTTCGCTTATCGATATGTACATGAAATGTCTCAGAGTAACCGATGCTCGAAGAGTCTTCGATACTATGAAGCATAAAAACGTTCTTACATGGAATTCATTGGTCTCAGGATATGCGCAGAATGGGCTACTCGACGAAGCTTTAGaacttgtgaagaaaatggaggGGGAAGGTACTCGACCGAATTTGACCACATGGAATGGCTTGATTTCAGGATATTCGATGAAGGGGATGAGCAGTCAAGCAATGATATTGATTCGTCAATTGAAGGCAAATGGCATAAAAACTAATGTGATTTCATGGACAGCTCTCATCTCTGGATGCTGTCAGAATGGACAATATGAGGATTCAATGTACTTCTTCGCAGAAATGCAGGATGAAGGAATCGAGCCCAATTTAGTTACCATAGCTAGCCTGCTACGAGCTTGTGCAGCCCTTGCTTTGTTAAAGAAGGGTGCTGAGTTACACTGCTTCGCAACGAGGAAGGGATTTGATGCAGATGTAGTCGTTGCAACCGCACTCGTCGGCATGTATTCCAAGTCTGGCAGTTTGCTGCATGCTCGTCGAATCTTTAAGAAGATTCAAAACAAGAATCTGGCCTCCTGGAATGCCATGATCAATGGCTTTGCAGCATATGGTCGAGGCGGAGAAGCCATTTCACTTTTCGATGAGATGTGCATGACAGGAATTAGGCCAGATGGTATTACCTTCACGGCATTGCTCTCTGGCTGCAGACATTCAGGCCTAATCAGTGAAGGATGGAAATATTTTGATGACATGAAGAACTGCTACAAGGTGACGCCAACTCTTGAGCATTACACTTGCATGGTCGATCTCCTTGCTCGAGGTGGGTATCTTGATGAAGCATGGGACTTTATACAAGATATGCCATTAGAACCAGATGCTAGTGTATGGGGTGCTCTCCTTGGAGGTTGTAGAACTTATAGAAATGTGGATCTTGCTGAAATAGCTGCTAAGAATCTGTTCAAATTGGAGCCATACAATTCTGCAAATTATTTGCTGATGATAAGTGTATATGCCTACGAAAACCGATGGGAAGATGCTGAGAACGTAAGGGATGCAATGCATGCAGTGGGGGTGAAGAGCAGGGCTGGTTGGAGCTGGATACAGATTAATCAAACTGTACATGTCTTCGAGGTCGATGGGAGACCCCATCCAGATATTGGGGAGATATATTTTGAATTGTATCAGTTGATCTCTGAAATGAGGAGGTTAGGATATGTTCCTGATACCAGTTGCATAGTTCAGAATGTTGCAGAGGACGAAAAGGAGAAATTGCTTAGGAGTCACACTGAGAAGTTGGCAATCACTTATGGACTGATCAACACTGATAAGAGCACGCCAATCAGGGTAATCAAGAATACCAGAGTGTGCAATGACTGCCATATGGTGGCAAAGTATATGTCGAGAATAAGTACTCGTGAGATTTTTCTTAGGGATGGGGTTCGATTTCATCATTTCGTAGATGGGCAATGCTCTTGCAATGACTATTGGTGA